The following proteins are encoded in a genomic region of Candidatus Zixiibacteriota bacterium:
- a CDS encoding DUF1579 domain-containing protein, with translation MLQRKLIAGAIVFALAIGSAVPVVAQQEGEPSAADMEKMMAEYAKFYTPGDHHKHMAKMVGSWDVAGKFWMGPGEPMMSTGTAVFKSMYNGLYITQDYTSEMMGREFVGHGVMAYDIFAEKHASTWIDNLSSGIYKSEGTCAADGKSMTSTGTFDDPMSGVKGKKVKEVVTVISDDSFTFAMFNVMPDGTDEKSMELTYTRKK, from the coding sequence ATGTTGCAACGCAAGCTAATCGCCGGAGCGATCGTGTTCGCGCTGGCGATAGGAAGTGCCGTGCCCGTGGTGGCCCAGCAGGAGGGCGAGCCGAGCGCCGCGGACATGGAAAAAATGATGGCCGAGTATGCCAAGTTCTACACGCCCGGCGATCACCACAAGCACATGGCGAAGATGGTCGGGTCTTGGGATGTCGCCGGCAAGTTCTGGATGGGCCCCGGCGAGCCGATGATGTCGACCGGGACGGCCGTGTTCAAGTCGATGTACAACGGGTTGTACATCACGCAGGATTACACCTCGGAGATGATGGGCCGGGAGTTCGTCGGCCATGGCGTCATGGCCTACGACATTTTCGCGGAGAAGCATGCCAGCACGTGGATCGACAACCTGAGCAGCGGCATCTACAAGAGCGAGGGCACCTGCGCGGCGGACGGCAAGAGCATGACCTCGACCGGCACCTTCGATGATCCAATGTCCGGAGTGAAAGGCAAGAAGGTGAAGGAAGTGGTCACTGTCATCAGCGACGACAGCTTTACTTTCGCGATGTTCAATGTCATGCCTGATGGCACCGATGAGAAGTCGATGGAGTTGACTTACACGCGCAAGAAGTAA
- a CDS encoding isoprenylcysteine carboxylmethyltransferase family protein, with protein sequence MLYFKNLLFVLAVPGSVAVYVPLWITRGQSVQPGAWLAVACCLFAAGGSVLLWSVGAFAVFGRATPAPIDAPKRLVVRGLYRYARNPMYVGVLTIIAGWVVLYQTRSILIYWATVAVAFHLFVILYEEPHLRGAFGAEYTDYCKRVGRWLPRG encoded by the coding sequence ATGCTCTATTTCAAGAATCTGCTCTTCGTACTCGCGGTCCCGGGATCGGTGGCCGTCTACGTCCCGCTGTGGATCACACGCGGGCAGAGCGTCCAGCCAGGCGCGTGGCTCGCTGTCGCCTGCTGTCTTTTCGCCGCAGGCGGCTCAGTTCTGCTCTGGAGTGTGGGGGCGTTCGCCGTATTCGGGCGCGCGACACCGGCGCCGATTGATGCACCCAAGCGGCTGGTCGTGCGCGGGCTATATCGATACGCGCGCAACCCGATGTATGTCGGCGTGCTGACGATCATCGCGGGGTGGGTTGTGTTGTATCAGACGCGGTCGATTCTGATCTATTGGGCGACCGTCGCCGTTGCATTTCATCTCTTTGTCATACTGTATGAAGAGCCGCATTTGCGCGGCGCATTTGGTGCTGAGTACACCGACTACTGTAAACGTGTGGGGCGCTGGTTGCCGCGCGGGTGA
- a CDS encoding DUF2784 family protein: protein MLTLWLIVHTAWVVWMILGVFLAVLAYRKPRLWRMPVFRTAHLIGLLATATVPLWSDGICPITDWEWAADQRAPGEAEGFLVRAIRATLYLDVAPWILSIVTAVVAMYCVVVYVLYPPWHKPVRRTATVEN, encoded by the coding sequence ATGTTGACCCTCTGGCTCATCGTTCACACCGCCTGGGTCGTCTGGATGATTCTGGGAGTCTTCCTCGCCGTCCTGGCGTACCGCAAGCCCCGCCTCTGGCGGATGCCCGTGTTTCGAACCGCGCACCTGATCGGGCTGTTGGCCACAGCGACAGTTCCGCTCTGGAGCGACGGCATCTGCCCGATTACCGATTGGGAGTGGGCGGCCGATCAGCGCGCCCCCGGCGAGGCCGAGGGGTTTCTGGTTCGGGCAATCCGCGCAACGCTGTATCTCGACGTGGCGCCGTGGATTCTCTCCATCGTCACTGCGGTCGTGGCGATGTATTGCGTCGTCGTCTATGTCCTTTACCCACCCTGGCACAAACCCGTTCGCCGCACTGCGACGGTCGAAAATTGA
- a CDS encoding M4 family metallopeptidase: MPTKAASQTVLPASALWSLPLPQPSQVKGVVGSPDPRTGWHVRWNESNGTPSYVTGAGLSQPAPNQQRATSIEDRTIQFLAANREIFKIDDPEEELIVKETIPDKLGMYHVVLEQQYLGVPYWANNLVAHYNQKGDLYCLNARYSPTPKQIGTVTPSMAAEAAVGIAMRDLASLVEIEAFSPPITLLLNYENPIATLYIWSLYESDDPRLVWHVEIRPNISQWWYYFVDAQTGEVLEKYNNAQADGPVTGSGIDLFGVNRTLNLYQGPSQYYMIDASRPMWPSMQLDPIGNPQGALVTVNLSGVDLGHGPLFHVTSVNNTWSDPTTVSAHYNMGLTFEYFLNDHGRLAIDGNGSRVTSVVHATQNSQPMDNAFWNGVFMVYGDGGVTFGPLAKALDVAAHEMAHGVNEHTVKLEYKFESGALNESFSDVYGALVDDADWLIGEDITVGNPSGALRNMADPHNGGASFGDPGWQPANMGEYVSLPLEIDNGGVHVNSGIPNKAAYLIGNAIGREKLGQIYYRIQSQRYLNQQSNFCDMRAAAIQSSTDLFGNPSSEVDAVEAAFDAVGILTDCGGLPPPPPPAYPMGQDWIAFIATDWSLWKARPVISGPEDIVPITATKLNALSGKPLDVGYAADAVLMYVTEAFNLRLVAPDGSGETEIPSDVDWWSLAVSPDFTKVALTAREADSLIWIIDLLDEENSGVVHLYSPTTQSGLNAYTTLYADVMDWDPSGSVLLYDALNSVQLSGGVNQEYWELNALDASTGTIIRLFPPQPFGVNIGNPEFAQSSSVVFAFDYFDELFCTNDIMAVNIYTGQMETVLLNGCDPWGDPNLGFPRFAPDGRALAFQWIDPSGMPIIWQAPLDESLLQVSGPLDIYLNSAQRPLWFGANLALGVEDDQSSPAIPRQFSLRQNYPNPFNAATVVPFDVAVWARVQLTVHDILGRHVATLVDEQKNPGTYQLEWTALSEHGEMLPSGVYFLTINVEGQRQTRQMVLLK; encoded by the coding sequence ATGCCCACGAAGGCCGCATCACAAACCGTCCTTCCAGCCAGCGCGCTTTGGTCGCTACCGCTGCCCCAGCCTTCACAAGTGAAAGGCGTTGTCGGATCGCCAGACCCACGTACAGGATGGCATGTTCGCTGGAATGAGAGCAATGGCACGCCCTCATATGTCACTGGCGCGGGGCTTTCGCAGCCAGCGCCGAATCAGCAGAGAGCGACGTCGATAGAGGACAGAACGATCCAATTCCTCGCAGCAAATCGTGAGATTTTCAAAATTGATGACCCAGAGGAAGAATTGATCGTCAAGGAGACCATTCCGGACAAGCTCGGTATGTATCATGTTGTATTGGAGCAACAGTATCTTGGTGTCCCCTATTGGGCGAACAACTTGGTCGCCCACTATAATCAAAAAGGAGATCTGTACTGTCTGAACGCGCGTTATTCCCCGACGCCGAAACAGATAGGAACGGTTACGCCGTCAATGGCCGCTGAGGCCGCGGTAGGAATCGCAATGCGCGACTTGGCCAGCTTGGTCGAGATCGAGGCATTCTCTCCGCCTATAACATTGCTTCTCAACTACGAAAACCCAATTGCGACACTCTACATCTGGAGCCTGTACGAAAGCGATGATCCACGGCTGGTGTGGCATGTGGAAATCCGGCCAAACATATCCCAATGGTGGTATTACTTCGTCGATGCGCAAACTGGAGAGGTTCTTGAGAAATACAATAACGCGCAGGCGGATGGCCCCGTGACTGGTAGCGGTATCGATCTCTTCGGCGTGAACCGTACGCTCAATCTTTATCAGGGTCCGTCTCAATACTATATGATCGACGCGTCCCGCCCAATGTGGCCGTCCATGCAGCTAGATCCTATCGGAAATCCGCAGGGCGCATTGGTCACCGTCAACCTATCCGGGGTTGATCTGGGGCATGGACCGTTGTTTCATGTTACATCCGTAAACAACACTTGGTCCGACCCCACAACCGTCTCAGCCCACTACAACATGGGGCTGACGTTCGAGTATTTTCTGAACGACCATGGTCGTCTCGCAATCGATGGAAATGGAAGCAGAGTTACCTCCGTTGTACACGCCACGCAGAATTCACAGCCGATGGATAACGCCTTCTGGAATGGAGTGTTCATGGTTTACGGCGACGGTGGAGTAACTTTCGGACCTCTTGCGAAAGCGTTGGATGTCGCGGCGCATGAAATGGCACATGGCGTCAACGAGCACACTGTGAAACTTGAATACAAGTTTGAATCAGGTGCTCTCAATGAATCGTTTTCGGACGTATATGGAGCACTTGTGGACGATGCCGATTGGTTGATTGGTGAGGACATTACAGTGGGAAATCCATCAGGAGCGCTGCGTAATATGGCAGATCCCCATAACGGCGGCGCAAGCTTCGGCGATCCCGGATGGCAGCCAGCCAACATGGGAGAATATGTGTCACTTCCGTTGGAAATCGACAATGGGGGCGTGCATGTCAACAGCGGGATTCCAAACAAAGCGGCCTACCTCATTGGGAATGCCATAGGACGAGAGAAACTTGGGCAGATTTACTATCGCATTCAATCGCAGCGCTACCTCAATCAGCAGTCCAATTTCTGCGACATGCGCGCTGCCGCAATCCAGTCATCGACGGACCTCTTCGGCAACCCATCATCTGAAGTGGACGCAGTCGAGGCGGCGTTTGATGCAGTGGGCATCCTCACAGACTGCGGAGGGTTGCCACCGCCTCCGCCCCCGGCTTATCCCATGGGACAGGATTGGATCGCCTTCATTGCCACTGACTGGTCCCTTTGGAAGGCGCGGCCCGTCATCTCGGGCCCCGAAGATATCGTTCCGATTACAGCCACCAAACTCAATGCCCTGAGCGGGAAACCTCTCGATGTAGGGTACGCGGCCGACGCGGTTTTGATGTATGTGACTGAGGCCTTTAACCTACGGCTTGTGGCACCCGATGGATCGGGAGAAACAGAGATCCCCTCGGATGTCGACTGGTGGTCGCTCGCCGTATCGCCCGACTTCACCAAGGTAGCGCTCACCGCCCGCGAAGCGGACAGTTTGATCTGGATTATCGATCTTCTCGACGAAGAAAACAGTGGGGTAGTGCACCTCTATAGCCCAACAACGCAGAGTGGGTTGAACGCCTATACTACCCTTTACGCCGACGTCATGGATTGGGACCCCTCGGGAAGCGTGCTGCTGTATGATGCCTTGAACTCCGTCCAGCTCTCTGGAGGTGTGAATCAGGAATATTGGGAGCTAAACGCACTCGATGCATCAACAGGGACGATCATTCGACTTTTTCCGCCCCAACCATTCGGAGTCAACATCGGAAACCCGGAGTTCGCGCAAAGCAGCAGTGTTGTGTTTGCCTTCGACTACTTTGACGAGCTCTTCTGCACGAATGATATTATGGCCGTAAACATCTATACCGGGCAGATGGAAACAGTGCTGCTGAACGGTTGCGACCCATGGGGCGATCCCAATCTTGGATTCCCTCGTTTTGCTCCGGATGGGCGAGCATTGGCATTTCAGTGGATTGACCCGTCAGGCATGCCGATCATCTGGCAGGCGCCGTTGGACGAGTCCCTTTTACAGGTTTCGGGGCCTCTGGACATATACTTGAATAGCGCCCAAAGACCGTTGTGGTTCGGCGCTAATCTCGCGCTGGGTGTTGAGGATGATCAATCGTCTCCGGCGATTCCGCGGCAATTTTCCCTCCGCCAAAACTATCCGAATCCGTTCAATGCCGCCACGGTCGTACCATTCGACGTGGCGGTGTGGGCACGTGTTCAACTAACAGTTCATGACATCCTGGGTCGCCACGTCGCAACGCTCGTGGATGAGCAGAAGAATCCAGGGACGTACCAGTTGGAATGGACAGCATTGTCGGAACATGGCGAAATGCTACCAAGTGGCGTTTATTTTCTCACGATAAATGTCGAAGGTCAGAGGCAAACTAGGCAGATGGTTCTATTGAAATGA
- a CDS encoding carboxypeptidase M32, with the protein MTPKAQESLDQLKKISREISILGTCGALLGWDERTHMPPGGAEFRAEQSGYLAGLTHKRLVDPRIGELLEALRADGLGNGNYSPEAAIVREIGRAYDRATKIPQSLVEEITKCASLGETAWAKARKQSDYSIFKPWLTKMIGLKKQEAEAVGYEDDPYDALLDDFEPGATVKAIEAAFTPLRVELVKLLDKIKNSQRKPDVGILDRRYPVDKQEDFGRLAAKAIGFDFERGRLDVTVHPFCTGIGPGDTRITTRYHETNFTGSFFGILHESGHGIYDQGLNRQEFGNPLGDAISLGIHESQSRMWENQVGRSRAFWEYFYPTAQKHFPEALGNVSLDAFYFAINDVRPSFIRTESDEATYNLHIMLRFEMERAIFSGDLTVDDVPAVWNEKFTSYFGITPSKDSDGCLQDVHWSAGLIGYFPTYTLGNLYSAQFFAQAKKDVGDMYAMFRRGEFAPLKKWLNDNIHHHGQRYRADELVQRVTGKPLSHEALLAYMTEKFGKLYSFA; encoded by the coding sequence ATGACACCGAAAGCACAGGAATCACTCGACCAACTCAAAAAAATCTCGCGAGAGATTTCGATCCTCGGCACCTGCGGGGCGCTCTTGGGCTGGGACGAACGCACTCATATGCCCCCCGGTGGCGCCGAGTTTCGTGCCGAGCAGTCGGGGTACCTGGCCGGACTGACCCACAAGCGCCTCGTCGATCCGCGCATCGGCGAACTGCTGGAGGCGCTGCGTGCCGACGGGCTCGGCAACGGCAATTACAGCCCCGAGGCGGCAATCGTCCGCGAGATCGGCCGCGCCTACGATCGCGCCACCAAGATCCCGCAGTCATTGGTCGAGGAAATTACGAAGTGCGCATCATTGGGCGAGACCGCCTGGGCCAAGGCACGCAAACAGTCGGACTATTCGATCTTCAAGCCGTGGCTCACCAAAATGATCGGCCTCAAAAAGCAGGAAGCCGAGGCCGTCGGATACGAAGACGATCCCTACGATGCGCTGCTCGACGATTTCGAGCCGGGCGCCACGGTCAAGGCAATCGAGGCGGCGTTCACGCCTCTCCGCGTCGAATTGGTCAAGCTGCTCGACAAGATCAAAAACTCCCAACGCAAGCCCGATGTCGGCATTCTCGATCGCCGCTACCCGGTCGACAAACAGGAAGACTTCGGACGCCTCGCCGCCAAAGCGATCGGCTTCGACTTCGAGCGCGGACGGCTCGATGTCACGGTGCATCCGTTCTGCACCGGCATCGGTCCCGGCGACACGCGCATCACGACGCGTTACCACGAAACCAATTTCACCGGCTCATTCTTCGGCATCCTGCATGAGTCCGGGCACGGCATCTACGATCAGGGGCTCAATCGCCAGGAATTCGGCAATCCGCTGGGCGATGCGATCTCGCTGGGCATCCACGAATCGCAGTCGCGCATGTGGGAAAACCAGGTCGGCCGTTCGCGCGCCTTCTGGGAGTATTTCTATCCCACCGCGCAGAAGCATTTCCCCGAAGCGTTGGGCAATGTCTCGCTCGATGCCTTCTATTTCGCGATCAACGATGTCCGTCCGTCGTTCATCCGCACCGAGTCCGACGAAGCGACCTACAATCTGCACATCATGCTGCGATTCGAAATGGAGCGCGCGATCTTCTCCGGCGATCTGACGGTCGACGATGTCCCCGCTGTCTGGAACGAGAAGTTCACATCCTACTTTGGCATCACACCCTCGAAGGATTCCGACGGCTGCCTGCAGGATGTCCACTGGAGCGCCGGCCTGATCGGCTACTTCCCGACCTACACGTTGGGCAATCTCTACTCGGCACAGTTCTTCGCGCAGGCGAAGAAAGATGTGGGCGATATGTACGCGATGTTTCGCCGTGGCGAGTTCGCGCCGCTGAAGAAATGGCTCAACGACAACATCCACCACCACGGCCAGCGCTACCGCGCCGACGAACTGGTCCAGCGCGTCACCGGCAAACCACTCAGCCACGAAGCCCTGCTCGCCTACATGACCGAAAAGTTCGGGAAGTTGTATAGCTTTGCGTGA